A region of Pseudosulfitobacter sp. DSM 107133 DNA encodes the following proteins:
- a CDS encoding long-chain fatty acid--CoA ligase — MNTMQDQSTAGWTPPPVQIDGCDTFSKLFRQNCKKFGNKIAIREKDFGIWKEFSWLDYYASARRVGCSLMALGYREGDVAAIISEDNKEWVFADLGIQCIGATTHGLYPTLQEKQVAYQLNDSGAKVLFVEDEEQLDKYLGVEDQLDHLEKVIVFDMEGLRSFQHDKVIGWEEFLALSDAKIEELSVEFERRVDAGDPEDIATLIYTSGTTGAPKGAAMSHRFFLAQSDNYPELPLGPGDEVLTFLPLCHAAERILSVCVPIRHGITINIAESGDTFAADIQEVAPTFIFAVPRVWEKFYSRINFVMNDATAFGRFAYDQALKTAGRREALIAAGKSVPTMLRLRHKVLDFLVLRNIRVELGLARAHTIVSGAAPISARLLSWFNALGVTVQEAYGQTETGIVTATIPGRSPIGSIGRAMRNVEAKLADDGEILIRSSSNFSGYLNQPEKTAETVVDGWVYTGDVGTMDANGDLTILDRKKDIIITAGGKNITPSQLENELKFSPYISDAVIIGDKRKYLSVLIMIDHENVEKYAQEKRIPFSNYKSLCANTQIQDLIEGEVEQANSGFAPVEQVKKFRLIDVLLTAEDDELTPTMKLKRNEIERKYKDLIETMY, encoded by the coding sequence ATGAACACAATGCAAGACCAATCCACCGCAGGATGGACGCCGCCGCCGGTCCAGATTGACGGCTGTGACACGTTCTCCAAACTGTTCCGGCAGAACTGCAAGAAGTTCGGCAACAAAATCGCAATCCGCGAAAAGGATTTCGGCATCTGGAAAGAATTCAGCTGGCTGGACTATTACGCATCCGCGCGCAGGGTCGGGTGTTCACTTATGGCGTTGGGCTACCGTGAAGGTGACGTGGCCGCGATCATTAGTGAAGACAACAAGGAGTGGGTGTTTGCCGACCTTGGCATCCAGTGCATCGGGGCCACGACTCACGGGCTATATCCTACTTTGCAGGAAAAGCAAGTTGCCTATCAGTTGAACGATAGCGGAGCGAAGGTGCTATTCGTTGAGGATGAAGAGCAGCTAGATAAGTATCTGGGTGTGGAGGACCAGCTTGATCATCTCGAAAAAGTTATCGTATTTGATATGGAAGGGTTGCGCAGTTTCCAGCATGACAAAGTCATAGGCTGGGAAGAATTTCTCGCACTGTCGGACGCTAAAATCGAAGAACTGAGCGTTGAATTTGAGCGCCGCGTTGATGCGGGCGATCCCGAAGATATCGCAACGCTGATCTATACGTCCGGCACAACCGGTGCTCCCAAAGGTGCCGCGATGTCGCACCGCTTCTTTCTAGCGCAATCGGATAATTACCCCGAATTGCCGCTCGGACCGGGCGATGAAGTTTTGACGTTCCTGCCGCTGTGTCACGCGGCCGAACGGATCCTGTCTGTCTGCGTGCCGATCCGTCACGGCATAACCATCAACATCGCGGAAAGCGGCGATACATTTGCCGCTGACATTCAGGAAGTCGCGCCAACATTCATCTTTGCGGTGCCGCGCGTGTGGGAAAAATTCTATTCCCGTATCAATTTTGTGATGAATGATGCCACCGCATTTGGCCGGTTTGCCTATGACCAAGCCCTGAAAACGGCTGGACGCAGGGAGGCATTGATTGCTGCGGGAAAATCTGTGCCGACGATGCTTAGGCTTAGGCATAAGGTGCTGGACTTTCTGGTGCTTCGAAATATCAGGGTCGAACTGGGACTGGCGCGCGCGCATACGATCGTATCGGGTGCGGCACCGATTTCAGCCCGACTGCTCAGCTGGTTCAATGCCCTTGGGGTGACAGTACAAGAGGCATATGGCCAGACCGAAACCGGCATTGTGACTGCAACCATACCGGGCAGATCACCGATCGGTTCCATCGGCCGGGCAATGCGCAATGTCGAAGCGAAACTGGCCGATGACGGTGAAATCCTCATTCGCTCATCCAGCAATTTTTCGGGTTATCTGAACCAGCCTGAAAAGACGGCGGAAACCGTGGTCGATGGCTGGGTCTATACGGGTGATGTTGGGACGATGGATGCCAATGGTGACCTAACTATTCTGGACCGCAAGAAGGACATCATCATCACCGCAGGCGGCAAGAACATTACGCCTTCGCAGTTGGAAAACGAGCTCAAATTCTCGCCCTATATTTCTGATGCGGTGATCATCGGGGACAAGCGCAAATACCTGAGCGTGCTGATCATGATCGACCACGAAAACGTTGAAAAATACGCGCAGGAAAAGCGTATCCCGTTTTCCAACTACAAATCCCTGTGCGCAAACACCCAAATCCAGGACTTGATCGAAGGCGAGGTGGAACAGGCGAACAGCGGTTTCGCGCCGGTCGAGCAGGTAAAGAAATTCCGGCTGATCGACGTACTTTTGACAGCCGAAGACGACGAGCTGACTCCGACGATGAAGCTTAAGCGCAACGAGATCGAGCGCAAATACAAAGACCTGATCGAAACGATGTATTGA
- a CDS encoding ABC transporter ATP-binding protein, whose translation MTEVLRASNVETMYGRVMAIRGISLTVKEGSVVTVMGSNGAGKTTILKTISGALDPFKGQVEFEGRDITALDPDVIARAGIAHSPEGREVFSLLSVKDNLMMGAYCRKDRDEVARDLEKVLGWFPVLRTFLEKQAIYLSGGQQQMLALGRAFMQRPRVMLLDEPSLGLSPLLISEIFQIIKRINVEEGVTMLLVEQNASVALPAADFGYVLETGRIVMEGERDVLMKSADIREFYLGIKAESARGDRRWKARKTWR comes from the coding sequence ATGACCGAGGTACTGCGCGCCAGCAACGTCGAAACGATGTATGGCAGGGTGATGGCCATTCGCGGCATCAGCCTGACGGTCAAGGAAGGGTCGGTCGTTACGGTCATGGGCTCCAATGGGGCGGGCAAAACGACGATTTTGAAAACCATCTCCGGCGCGCTTGATCCGTTCAAGGGGCAGGTGGAATTTGAAGGGCGCGATATCACCGCGCTTGACCCAGATGTCATCGCGCGCGCCGGCATCGCCCATTCACCCGAAGGGCGCGAAGTGTTTTCCCTCTTGTCGGTCAAGGACAACCTGATGATGGGTGCCTATTGCCGCAAGGATCGCGATGAAGTGGCGCGTGACTTGGAAAAGGTGCTGGGCTGGTTTCCCGTGCTGCGCACCTTTCTGGAAAAGCAGGCGATCTATCTATCTGGCGGGCAACAACAGATGTTGGCTTTGGGTCGCGCGTTTATGCAGCGTCCGCGCGTGATGTTGCTGGACGAGCCGTCGCTGGGCCTGTCACCGCTCCTGATTTCCGAGATTTTCCAGATCATCAAACGGATCAACGTCGAAGAAGGCGTGACCATGTTGCTGGTTGAACAGAACGCCAGTGTTGCGCTGCCGGCCGCCGATTTCGGGTACGTCCTTGAAACCGGCCGGATCGTTATGGAAGGTGAACGCGACGTTCTCATGAAAAGTGCTGACATTCGCGAATTCTACCTTGGCATCAAAGCAGAAAGTGCGCGCGGCGACCGCCGCTGGAAAGCAAGAAAGACGTGGCGATGA
- a CDS encoding ABC transporter ATP-binding protein, with product MNGLEIDNVSLSFGGLKAVDGLSFSVEPGSVFTIIGPNGAGKSTVFNLICRIYDPSQGDIRFNGKSLRKAKSHEVINHGIARTFQNIELFEHASLLDNLLIGRIRHGKFGPLSELFFTRSQMRQELAHRRKAEEIIEFLDLEGYRHARVADLPYGVRKKTEMARALVSEPKILLLDEPSSGLTSEETDDTAFVIEDIREVLGVTVVMIEHDMKLVNKVSDMVLAINEGRFLASGSASEVQSDPDVQAAYLGGQAA from the coding sequence ATGAACGGGTTGGAGATAGATAACGTATCGCTTTCCTTTGGTGGTTTGAAAGCGGTGGATGGCTTGAGCTTTTCAGTTGAACCGGGGTCGGTGTTCACCATCATTGGCCCCAATGGCGCGGGCAAAAGCACGGTGTTCAACCTCATCTGCCGGATTTACGATCCGTCGCAAGGCGACATCCGGTTCAACGGCAAAAGCCTGCGAAAAGCGAAATCCCATGAGGTAATCAACCACGGCATTGCGCGGACGTTCCAGAATATCGAACTGTTCGAACATGCGTCATTGCTTGATAACTTGCTGATCGGGCGCATCCGTCACGGCAAATTCGGGCCTCTGAGTGAGCTGTTTTTTACCCGTTCGCAGATGCGTCAGGAACTGGCCCACCGCCGCAAAGCCGAAGAAATAATCGAGTTTCTTGATCTCGAAGGCTACCGTCATGCACGGGTTGCGGATTTGCCGTATGGCGTGCGCAAAAAGACCGAAATGGCCCGCGCGTTGGTGTCGGAGCCAAAGATCCTGTTGCTGGACGAACCGTCAAGCGGACTGACCAGCGAGGAAACCGACGATACTGCTTTTGTGATTGAAGATATCCGCGAGGTCCTGGGTGTCACCGTTGTTATGATCGAACACGACATGAAACTGGTGAACAAAGTTTCGGACATGGTGCTGGCCATCAACGAAGGCCGGTTTCTTGCAAGCGGCAGCGCATCCGAAGTTCAAAGCGATCCCGATGTTCAGGCGGCATATCTGGGAGGGCAGGCAGCATGA
- a CDS encoding branched-chain amino acid ABC transporter permease yields the protein MRVIFRKSYVQDIQLFRDRGQAFWYLLFAAIALAAPLFLDGYFLDELSFVFIYAIAGLGLMVLTGFSGQVSFGQAAFVAIGAYTHTILLTRYSVPWLLSLPIAALVAGLVGLAVGRICGKMHGLYLAIATLSIAIVTERLIGGAGDFTGGHRGLSVPEINILGLAIDESWKVYLLNFVIFVGCILIVRNLTRTRSGRAMIAIRDSEVSARALGTNVAFFKAYAFFISAVFAGLAGGLLAHAFFYITPETFGMGESIRLLLMIVVGGIGTIHGAVFGAFFIVLLPTVLSWVKIVLPSAVATSGGFDSLAFGLILLGFILFEPDGLYGRWTKIHHYFNVFPMYKKRSFQRQKTFLKTERLR from the coding sequence ATGCGCGTAATTTTTCGCAAATCCTATGTTCAGGACATCCAGCTTTTCCGCGACCGTGGACAGGCATTCTGGTATCTGCTGTTTGCCGCGATCGCACTGGCCGCGCCGCTGTTTCTGGACGGCTATTTTCTGGATGAACTCTCATTCGTATTCATCTATGCTATCGCGGGTCTTGGGCTAATGGTGCTGACCGGATTTTCCGGGCAGGTGAGTTTCGGACAGGCGGCGTTTGTCGCAATCGGTGCCTACACTCACACGATCCTGCTGACCCGTTACAGCGTGCCGTGGCTTTTGTCGCTGCCGATAGCGGCGTTGGTGGCTGGGCTGGTCGGGTTGGCCGTCGGACGGATCTGCGGAAAGATGCACGGGCTGTATCTGGCGATTGCCACGCTTTCGATTGCGATTGTGACCGAACGGCTCATCGGTGGTGCGGGCGATTTCACAGGCGGTCATCGTGGCCTTTCGGTGCCGGAAATCAATATTCTCGGGCTGGCCATCGACGAAAGCTGGAAAGTTTATCTGCTGAATTTTGTCATCTTCGTGGGTTGTATCCTGATCGTTCGCAACCTGACACGCACAAGGTCGGGTCGCGCCATGATTGCGATCCGCGACTCCGAAGTGTCGGCGCGGGCGTTGGGAACCAATGTGGCCTTCTTCAAGGCATATGCGTTCTTCATCTCGGCAGTTTTTGCGGGCCTCGCGGGCGGGCTGCTGGCGCACGCCTTCTTCTACATCACGCCGGAAACCTTCGGAATGGGGGAATCCATCCGTCTGCTGTTGATGATCGTCGTCGGCGGGATCGGAACCATCCACGGCGCGGTTTTTGGGGCGTTCTTTATCGTGCTGCTGCCAACCGTGTTGAGCTGGGTCAAGATCGTGCTGCCCAGTGCAGTCGCCACGTCCGGCGGTTTCGATAGTCTTGCATTCGGTCTGATCCTGCTGGGGTTCATCCTGTTCGAACCTGACGGACTTTATGGACGCTGGACCAAGATCCATCACTATTTCAACGTGTTCCCGATGTACAAGAAGCGCAGTTTCCAGCGTCAGAAGACATTCCTCAAAACGGAGCGTTTAAGATGA
- a CDS encoding branched-chain amino acid ABC transporter permease, translating to MTALSFADAMQLFVVGLSQGCLYSLIAIGLVLVYKATEQVNFAQGEFMMLGAFVGYQFIVLMGMPYWLGAMLTLVFMGAFGYGVEALVVRRLTGQPVFTVFILTLALGIALRAVAGIIWGFGNYSLPAPVDGNLTLGPVIISWASVLSIVVTAVVASALYLFFRYARQGVAMQALSLNQLAAFYMGIPVKRLTSSIWAMSAIFGGIAGLLLGPMTLVSTQMGFIGFKAFAGAIVGGFGSIPGAVIGCLLIGVTEPFFDIMFPTLKGIGAYLIMFLVLLIRPQGLLAQIYAKKV from the coding sequence ATGACTGCCTTGTCTTTTGCCGATGCGATGCAGCTTTTTGTGGTCGGCCTGTCACAAGGGTGCCTTTATAGCCTGATCGCGATTGGTCTGGTGCTTGTGTATAAGGCGACTGAGCAGGTGAATTTTGCCCAAGGCGAATTCATGATGCTGGGGGCATTTGTCGGGTATCAGTTCATCGTGCTGATGGGGATGCCCTACTGGCTGGGTGCGATGTTGACATTGGTCTTCATGGGCGCATTCGGCTACGGCGTCGAAGCGCTTGTGGTGCGGCGCCTGACGGGCCAGCCGGTGTTCACTGTCTTTATCCTGACGCTGGCATTGGGTATCGCGCTCAGGGCGGTTGCAGGGATAATTTGGGGGTTTGGCAACTATTCGTTGCCTGCTCCGGTTGATGGCAATCTTACACTGGGCCCAGTGATCATTTCTTGGGCCAGCGTGTTGTCGATTGTTGTCACCGCGGTTGTCGCCAGCGCGCTGTACCTGTTTTTCCGTTACGCTCGGCAGGGTGTCGCCATGCAGGCGTTGTCCCTGAACCAGTTAGCAGCGTTCTACATGGGTATTCCTGTGAAACGGCTGACATCCTCGATCTGGGCAATGTCCGCGATCTTTGGCGGGATTGCCGGACTGCTCCTGGGGCCAATGACGTTGGTTTCGACGCAGATGGGTTTTATCGGGTTCAAGGCATTTGCAGGGGCAATTGTCGGTGGTTTCGGCTCCATCCCCGGTGCGGTGATCGGTTGCTTGCTGATCGGTGTGACGGAACCGTTTTTCGATATCATGTTCCCGACCCTCAAAGGAATTGGTGCCTACTTGATCATGTTCCTTGTGCTGTTGATCCGTCCGCAAGGCCTGCTGGCCCAAATTTATGCAAAGAAGGTCTAA
- a CDS encoding CaiB/BaiF CoA-transferase family protein, which produces MLQRSGPLKGVRIVEMAGLGPAPFAAMHLADLGAEVVRIARPGQKFPLPIDAKYNLFNRSRRSLTLDLTKARDVDRLWQLIERAEVLIEGFRPGKMEKLGFGPEQVQARNPALVYGRLTGWGQEGPLAHAAGHDMNYAAITGAVWGLGDADRPPPAPMNLIADQGGGAMMLNVGILAALTHARATGQGQVVDTAMTDGVNLLMTMQHGLVACGAWSDKRSGDFINGGVAWYRCYETGDGKYVSVGCLEPQFFAELLALLGLTDDPRFADQYAPTAQASMMDALTEIFLTATQQEWCDILEGSDACFAPVVSLADASDHAHNRARGSFVTVGGIEMPTPAPRFSRTQPDTPTTGDAGEISLDEILEHWGNNA; this is translated from the coding sequence ATGCTGCAACGCTCAGGTCCCCTCAAAGGTGTACGCATTGTTGAAATGGCAGGTCTTGGCCCTGCGCCGTTTGCTGCGATGCATCTGGCTGATCTGGGCGCTGAAGTGGTGCGCATCGCGCGGCCCGGTCAGAAATTTCCGTTGCCGATTGATGCGAAATACAATCTGTTCAACCGCTCGCGCCGCAGCCTGACACTTGACCTGACAAAGGCCAGAGATGTCGACCGGCTCTGGCAGTTGATCGAACGTGCCGAGGTGCTGATCGAAGGGTTCAGGCCGGGCAAAATGGAAAAGCTGGGATTTGGTCCGGAACAGGTGCAGGCGCGCAATCCGGCCTTGGTCTATGGCCGATTGACCGGATGGGGACAGGAAGGGCCGCTGGCACATGCAGCGGGCCACGACATGAATTATGCCGCCATAACCGGTGCGGTTTGGGGTTTGGGCGATGCGGACCGCCCGCCACCTGCACCGATGAACCTGATCGCGGATCAGGGCGGCGGCGCGATGATGCTGAACGTTGGTATCCTTGCAGCCCTGACTCATGCGCGCGCCACGGGGCAGGGGCAGGTGGTCGATACGGCCATGACGGACGGGGTTAACCTGCTGATGACCATGCAGCACGGGTTGGTCGCATGTGGCGCTTGGTCTGATAAACGGTCTGGCGATTTTATCAACGGCGGCGTTGCGTGGTATCGTTGTTACGAAACGGGCGATGGCAAATATGTGTCCGTTGGATGTCTCGAACCGCAATTTTTTGCCGAACTTCTGGCACTTCTGGGCCTCACAGACGATCCGCGCTTTGCCGATCAATACGCACCCACCGCGCAGGCCAGTATGATGGACGCGCTTACGGAGATTTTCCTGACTGCGACCCAACAGGAATGGTGCGATATTCTGGAAGGCAGCGACGCGTGTTTCGCACCTGTGGTTTCTCTGGCTGACGCATCGGATCATGCGCATAATCGCGCCCGGGGCAGCTTTGTCACAGTAGGTGGCATCGAGATGCCGACGCCCGCACCGCGATTCTCGCGAACACAACCCGACACACCGACGACCGGAGATGCGGGAGAAATCAGCCTTGATGAAATCCTTGAACACTGGGGGAACAACGCATGA
- a CDS encoding SDR family NAD(P)-dependent oxidoreductase, translated as MEIEGKTIIVTGGASGLGAATAKYLRARGAKIGIFDMSQGAGDALVKELGASNAMFCNVDVTDDEGVDAAVDAVVSKFGALHGCINCAGVVSPMKVIDRDGKAASLDTFRRTVDINLVGTFNVMSKAVQRMLLNEPENGEERGVVVNVSSGAAMEGQIGQPAYSSSKAGVMGLNLPAARELGAKGIRVNAIAPGLFGTPMVMSLPDNVIANLEASVEAPKRVGRMEEFAHCCAFLIENSYMNGETVRLDAATRLQAR; from the coding sequence ATGGAAATCGAAGGCAAGACAATCATCGTCACCGGCGGGGCATCGGGTCTTGGCGCGGCGACGGCGAAATATCTGCGAGCACGCGGTGCCAAGATTGGTATTTTCGATATGTCGCAGGGCGCTGGCGATGCGCTGGTCAAGGAACTGGGTGCTTCAAACGCAATGTTCTGCAACGTCGATGTGACCGACGATGAAGGCGTGGACGCGGCAGTTGACGCCGTGGTTTCAAAATTCGGTGCGCTGCATGGGTGCATCAACTGCGCCGGGGTCGTCAGCCCGATGAAAGTGATCGACCGTGACGGCAAGGCCGCGTCGCTCGACACATTCCGCCGCACGGTTGATATCAATCTTGTCGGCACATTCAACGTAATGAGCAAAGCTGTTCAGCGGATGTTGTTGAATGAACCCGAAAACGGCGAAGAGCGCGGTGTTGTTGTCAACGTCTCCTCTGGTGCTGCGATGGAAGGGCAAATCGGCCAGCCGGCTTATTCGTCGTCAAAGGCGGGGGTGATGGGCCTTAACCTGCCTGCCGCGCGCGAACTGGGTGCCAAGGGCATTCGCGTCAACGCGATTGCACCCGGCCTGTTCGGCACGCCGATGGTCATGTCGCTGCCCGACAACGTGATCGCAAACCTCGAAGCCTCTGTCGAAGCGCCCAAGCGTGTCGGCCGGATGGAAGAATTCGCTCATTGCTGCGCCTTTCTGATCGAGAATTCATATATGAACGGCGAAACCGTGCGGCTTGATGCTGCCACGCGCCTGCAGGCGAGATAG
- a CDS encoding acyl-CoA dehydrogenase family protein, which yields MFKTEEQIMACDSLRRFLDDQIEPEYLKVKDAPFEKEVIQGFMTRLAEFGLTSAPHPEEAGGMGLDWTTHLMLFEEVGVTAIDIALPILINVVAGEILLKLGSDEIRKKYIGPLLAGEITASMGISEPNVGSDVAAVKTRARRDGDDWVINGEKTWITNGRFSDFLICTCATDEGLTHILVDRKEHGYETRDIKKMGLNAQSTAQIFLDDVRVPIANTIGEVGRGLQQTLVVFERARVHMAMWGISLARRALEESIRYAQERNQHGKQIAGHQLIADKIAVMATEIDAARLLTLRAAGMIDRGERCDKECAMAKWYGTEIAVNATRQAVQIHGGNGVTTDFIVERLAREAIIGPIPDGTTEIQKLLIARTLTGVQAFK from the coding sequence ATGTTCAAAACCGAAGAGCAGATAATGGCTTGCGATTCCTTGCGCCGGTTTCTGGATGACCAGATCGAACCGGAATACCTGAAGGTTAAGGATGCGCCGTTCGAAAAAGAAGTCATTCAGGGTTTCATGACGCGACTTGCCGAGTTCGGTCTGACATCGGCCCCGCATCCCGAAGAAGCGGGCGGTATGGGGCTGGATTGGACCACCCACCTGATGCTGTTCGAAGAGGTTGGTGTTACGGCAATAGATATCGCGCTGCCCATTCTGATCAACGTGGTGGCAGGTGAGATTCTGCTGAAGCTCGGGTCTGATGAGATTCGCAAAAAATATATCGGTCCGTTGCTTGCCGGTGAAATTACCGCGTCGATGGGCATATCGGAACCAAATGTCGGGTCCGATGTGGCCGCTGTCAAAACCCGAGCGCGGCGGGACGGCGATGACTGGGTGATCAATGGCGAAAAGACCTGGATCACCAATGGTCGCTTTTCGGATTTCCTGATATGCACCTGCGCCACCGATGAGGGCCTGACCCATATTCTAGTGGATCGCAAAGAGCATGGCTATGAAACCCGCGACATCAAAAAAATGGGTCTGAACGCACAATCCACGGCACAGATCTTTCTTGATGACGTGCGTGTGCCGATTGCAAACACGATAGGCGAGGTCGGCCGCGGCTTGCAGCAAACGCTTGTGGTGTTTGAACGGGCGCGCGTTCACATGGCCATGTGGGGAATCTCCCTGGCACGGCGCGCGTTGGAAGAGTCGATCAGATATGCGCAGGAACGCAACCAGCACGGCAAGCAGATAGCGGGTCACCAGCTCATCGCAGACAAGATCGCCGTAATGGCCACAGAGATTGATGCTGCGCGGCTTTTGACCCTCCGTGCCGCTGGCATGATCGACCGCGGCGAACGCTGCGACAAGGAATGTGCCATGGCCAAATGGTACGGCACGGAAATCGCAGTGAACGCAACGCGCCAAGCAGTGCAGATCCACGGTGGCAATGGTGTCACCACCGATTTTATCGTCGAACGGCTGGCGCGCGAGGCCATTATCGGGCCGATCCCGGACGGGACTACAGAAATACAAAAATTGCTGATCGCACGGACGCTTACCGGCGTGCAGGCATTCAAATAG
- a CDS encoding thiolase family protein: MTKIYIAGVAMTKMGRLDGATVKSLTCEAVDGAMADAGIGKDDIQAAYYANTTQRHLEAQLMIPGQITLREMGFEGIPMVNVENACASGSTALNLAAQFLKAGEGDVALAVGAEKMWTGDKAKMFSFFDGAWDVSTVEENTEKLMALGKGIDVPNDTTSDKPFSVFMAIYGAFGLAHMRTFGTTQKQIAAIAAKNHMHSVENEKAQFRAPYTVDEILSAPPITYPLTLPMCAPMSDGGAAAVLMTEAGLKKFGISRDRAIEVRASVIQTGSNRAPEDYENHLTAIAARRAYEIAGIGPQDVSVAEVHDATAVGELIQIENLGLFPFGEGGAASERGDTSIGGRVPVNPSGGLECKGHPIGATGLGQVYELVSQLRGECGPRQVEGARIAIAENGGGLIGIEEAVASILILGR; this comes from the coding sequence ATGACAAAAATTTACATTGCCGGGGTCGCGATGACCAAAATGGGACGCCTCGACGGGGCAACGGTAAAGTCGCTGACCTGCGAGGCTGTCGATGGCGCGATGGCGGACGCCGGCATTGGCAAGGATGACATTCAGGCTGCCTACTACGCGAACACAACACAGCGACATCTTGAGGCGCAGTTGATGATCCCGGGCCAGATCACCCTGCGCGAGATGGGATTTGAGGGCATCCCGATGGTAAACGTCGAAAATGCATGTGCCAGCGGGTCAACCGCGTTGAACCTTGCGGCTCAATTTCTCAAAGCAGGCGAGGGTGACGTGGCTTTGGCCGTTGGGGCCGAAAAAATGTGGACAGGTGACAAAGCTAAGATGTTCAGCTTTTTCGATGGCGCGTGGGATGTGTCCACCGTTGAGGAAAATACCGAAAAACTGATGGCGCTGGGCAAAGGCATCGACGTGCCGAATGACACCACTTCGGACAAGCCGTTTTCAGTCTTTATGGCGATTTACGGAGCGTTCGGGCTGGCGCATATGCGCACGTTCGGCACGACCCAAAAACAGATTGCTGCGATTGCAGCAAAGAACCACATGCATTCGGTTGAAAATGAAAAGGCGCAATTCCGCGCGCCTTATACCGTTGACGAAATATTAAGCGCACCACCGATCACTTATCCTTTGACCCTGCCAATGTGCGCCCCGATGAGCGATGGCGGTGCCGCTGCGGTTCTGATGACCGAGGCCGGATTGAAAAAGTTCGGGATCAGCCGGGATCGTGCCATCGAAGTGCGCGCCAGCGTGATCCAGACCGGATCAAACCGCGCGCCGGAGGATTATGAGAACCACCTGACCGCGATTGCGGCACGGCGGGCATATGAAATCGCCGGTATCGGTCCCCAAGACGTATCAGTTGCCGAAGTGCATGACGCAACAGCGGTGGGTGAGTTGATCCAGATCGAAAACCTTGGGCTGTTCCCATTTGGCGAAGGGGGTGCTGCATCCGAGCGCGGTGACACCTCCATCGGCGGGCGGGTGCCGGTGAACCCGTCGGGCGGGCTGGAATGCAAAGGCCACCCGATTGGCGCGACTGGGTTGGGCCAGGTTTACGAACTGGTATCGCAACTGCGCGGTGAATGTGGACCTAGACAGGTCGAAGGTGCGCGGATCGCCATCGCGGAAAATGGCGGCGGTTTGATCGGTATCGAAGAGGCCGTGGCCTCCATCCTTATTCTCGGGCGCTAG
- a CDS encoding enoyl-CoA hydratase/isomerase family protein has protein sequence MTQANVLVEYRGPVAWLTLNRANSLNALSVDLIGELRAAIREIAVAKQVRAIVLTAAGRAFCAGANLKEVLAGLDDADTQKGDFLDAIGATFQALRDLPKPVIGGLNGITVAGGLELAMCCDVLIAGESARIGDAHSNFGVFPGAGGAAVLPCRIGLANAKYLLFSGQSLPARELMRMGLVQEVVGDDALEARLHEFSQLLATKSPLVLSQMKRVANASIEMTQVEALKQELAVLREHLKSNDAAEGLAAFGEKRKPVFTGT, from the coding sequence ATGACTCAAGCGAATGTACTGGTCGAATACCGTGGTCCGGTTGCGTGGCTGACGTTGAACAGGGCCAACAGTCTTAATGCACTTTCTGTCGACCTCATTGGGGAACTGCGCGCCGCGATAAGAGAGATCGCTGTGGCAAAACAGGTGCGCGCAATTGTGCTGACGGCTGCGGGGCGTGCGTTTTGCGCCGGTGCCAATCTGAAGGAAGTCCTCGCTGGTCTGGATGATGCCGATACGCAAAAGGGTGATTTTCTTGACGCTATCGGCGCGACGTTTCAAGCGCTGCGTGATTTGCCGAAACCGGTGATCGGCGGGCTGAATGGCATTACCGTTGCGGGCGGGCTGGAACTCGCGATGTGTTGCGATGTGCTGATTGCGGGCGAGAGCGCCAGAATTGGCGATGCTCATTCGAATTTTGGTGTGTTCCCTGGCGCAGGCGGCGCTGCTGTCTTGCCGTGCCGGATCGGACTCGCAAACGCGAAATACCTCTTGTTTTCGGGCCAAAGTCTACCAGCGCGCGAATTGATGCGCATGGGGCTGGTGCAGGAAGTGGTTGGTGATGACGCGCTTGAAGCGCGGCTGCACGAGTTCAGCCAGTTGCTGGCGACCAAAAGCCCGCTGGTCCTGTCGCAGATGAAGCGGGTAGCCAATGCATCCATCGAAATGACGCAGGTGGAGGCGCTGAAACAGGAACTTGCCGTGCTGCGCGAACATCTGAAATCCAACGATGCGGCCGAAGGACTTGCCGCATTCGGTGAAAAACGAAAGCCGGTTTTCACCGGCACATGA